Proteins from a genomic interval of Apteryx mantelli isolate bAptMan1 chromosome 5, bAptMan1.hap1, whole genome shotgun sequence:
- the LOC106490191 gene encoding OCIA domain-containing protein 1-like isoform X2 — protein sequence MEAGQGPGGGEVGDPAENSVPKPYVPTEEERQLLKECGEESARYRVAGTCGYLAGKISYLPICSEKFKKLKDSPIGDVLRQAQRHSSHNRSSRKSEFSDIPSQSFTESSSQRPGSPLSPSYSDDYSSTDRALSSYEPVPFSASLNESSPTGITDYTVQDPAPVPEESRKKKGISYEELRNKHRETYEVMLPPKAETPIKFSQEKPVKEVKVNKYGDTWDE from the exons atgGAGGCCGGGCAGGGCCCTGGCGGCGGGGAGGTCGGCGACCCGGCCGAG AATTCAGTACCTAAGCCTTATGTGCCAACAGAGGAGGAAAGACAACTCCTCAAGGAGTGTGGCGAAGAGAGTGCCCGATATAGAG ttgcTGGAACGTGTGGATACCTGGCTGGAAAGATATCCTACTTGCCAATCTGTAGCGAGAAATTTAAGAAACTGAAGGATTCCCCAATAGGAGATGTTCTACGACAAGCTCAGAGACATAGTTCGCATAA ccgtTCCAGTCGGAAATCTGAGTTTTCAGACATACCTTCTCAGTCATTTACTGAATCATCTTCTCAAAGACCTGGGTCTCCACTTTCTCCTAGTTATTCAGATGATTACAGTTCAACAGATAGAGCTCTCTCTAGTTATGAACCTGTTCCATTCAGTGCTTCCCTGAATGAATCTTCACCTACAGGAATTACTGATTACACTGTTCAAG atccTGCTCCAGTTCCAGAAGAAAGTcgtaaaaaaaaaggcatctcatATGAGGAATTAAGAAATAAACACAGAGAGACATATGAGGTAATGTTACCACCAAAGGCAGAAACTCCAATCAAGTTTTCACAGGAAAAGCCAGTTAAAGAAG ttaaagtaaataaatatggAGATACCTGGGATGAGTAA
- the LOC106490191 gene encoding OCIA domain-containing protein 1-like isoform X1: MEAGQGPGGGEVGDPAENSVPKPYVPTEEERQLLKECGEESARYRAFPLAAVSMLATSLLIRKGVLRDNSRFGSLTKVAFAGTCGYLAGKISYLPICSEKFKKLKDSPIGDVLRQAQRHSSHNRSSRKSEFSDIPSQSFTESSSQRPGSPLSPSYSDDYSSTDRALSSYEPVPFSASLNESSPTGITDYTVQDPAPVPEESRKKKGISYEELRNKHRETYEVMLPPKAETPIKFSQEKPVKEVKVNKYGDTWDE, from the exons atgGAGGCCGGGCAGGGCCCTGGCGGCGGGGAGGTCGGCGACCCGGCCGAG AATTCAGTACCTAAGCCTTATGTGCCAACAGAGGAGGAAAGACAACTCCTCAAGGAGTGTGGCGAAGAGAGTGCCCGATATAGAG cttttcctttggctgcagtgagcatGCTTGCCACTAGTCTCTTAATAAGGAAAG GTGTTCTAAGAGATAATTCAAGATTTGGCTCTCTTACTAAAGTTGCAT ttgcTGGAACGTGTGGATACCTGGCTGGAAAGATATCCTACTTGCCAATCTGTAGCGAGAAATTTAAGAAACTGAAGGATTCCCCAATAGGAGATGTTCTACGACAAGCTCAGAGACATAGTTCGCATAA ccgtTCCAGTCGGAAATCTGAGTTTTCAGACATACCTTCTCAGTCATTTACTGAATCATCTTCTCAAAGACCTGGGTCTCCACTTTCTCCTAGTTATTCAGATGATTACAGTTCAACAGATAGAGCTCTCTCTAGTTATGAACCTGTTCCATTCAGTGCTTCCCTGAATGAATCTTCACCTACAGGAATTACTGATTACACTGTTCAAG atccTGCTCCAGTTCCAGAAGAAAGTcgtaaaaaaaaaggcatctcatATGAGGAATTAAGAAATAAACACAGAGAGACATATGAGGTAATGTTACCACCAAAGGCAGAAACTCCAATCAAGTTTTCACAGGAAAAGCCAGTTAAAGAAG ttaaagtaaataaatatggAGATACCTGGGATGAGTAA